A window of the Actinobacillus genomosp. 1 genome harbors these coding sequences:
- the cpdB gene encoding 2',3'-cyclic-nucleotide 2'-phosphodiesterase encodes MLNRRRFIQLGASAMLVLGTNKLAFAKATNQADLRVIATTDIHGFLTDFDYYKDAPTEKFGFTRTASLIEQARKEVKNSVLVDNGDLIQGNPIADYQAAVGAKQGKADPAIAALNAMKYEVGTIGNHEFNYGLTYLGNVIKQANHPIINANIVKPGTDEPFFQPYFIQEKTIVDANGKSQTLKIGYIGFVPPQVMVWDKANLEGKVEARDIVKTAEKYVPIVKEKGADVIIALAHTGPSDEPYKEGAENSAFYLADVKGIDAVIFGHSHRLFPNKEFEKSPNADIVKGTMKGVPESMAGYWGNNISVVDLSLAEQNGKWAVIDGKAALRPIYNAEAKKATVENHPEIAALLKETHEATRKFVSQPIGKATDNMYSYLALVQDDPTIQIVNQAQKAYVENVVVKGLPELAGLPILSAGAPFKAGDRKNDPSGFTEVDKGQLTFRNAADLYLYPNTLVVVKVTGAELKEWLECSAGMFKQIDPASTQPQSLLDWQGFRTYNFDVIDGVEYQFDITQSARYDGECKLINENSHRVINLTFKGKPVEPKQEFLIATNNYRAYGAKFPGTGDKHIVFASPDENRQVLSNYISAESKAKGHVVPTADKNWRIAPINAKVKLDVRFETSPSEKAAAFIKEKAQYPMTLVGTDEIGFAVYQLDLTK; translated from the coding sequence ATGTTAAACAGACGACGTTTTATTCAACTAGGTGCAAGTGCGATGCTTGTACTTGGAACAAATAAATTGGCTTTTGCAAAAGCAACTAATCAAGCGGATTTACGTGTTATCGCAACCACCGATATTCACGGCTTTTTAACCGATTTTGATTACTACAAAGATGCACCGACCGAAAAATTCGGTTTCACTCGTACGGCAAGCTTAATTGAACAAGCGCGTAAAGAAGTAAAAAATAGCGTATTAGTCGATAACGGCGACCTAATTCAGGGTAATCCTATCGCAGATTATCAGGCTGCCGTAGGTGCTAAACAAGGTAAAGCCGATCCGGCAATTGCTGCGTTAAATGCGATGAAATATGAAGTGGGTACGATCGGTAATCATGAATTTAACTATGGATTAACCTATTTAGGTAATGTCATTAAACAAGCTAATCACCCTATCATTAATGCCAATATCGTAAAACCGGGTACTGATGAACCTTTCTTCCAACCTTATTTTATTCAAGAAAAAACGATTGTTGATGCGAACGGTAAGTCACAAACATTAAAAATCGGTTATATCGGTTTTGTTCCGCCGCAAGTAATGGTGTGGGATAAAGCCAATTTGGAAGGTAAAGTCGAAGCGCGTGATATTGTGAAAACCGCTGAAAAATATGTACCGATTGTGAAAGAAAAAGGCGCAGACGTCATTATTGCATTAGCACACACAGGCCCGTCTGACGAGCCATATAAAGAAGGTGCGGAAAACTCGGCGTTCTATTTAGCTGATGTAAAAGGTATTGATGCGGTCATCTTCGGCCATTCACATCGTCTATTCCCAAATAAAGAATTTGAAAAATCGCCGAATGCCGATATTGTCAAAGGTACGATGAAAGGCGTTCCTGAAAGCATGGCAGGTTATTGGGGCAATAATATCAGTGTGGTTGATTTGAGTTTAGCCGAACAAAACGGAAAATGGGCGGTAATAGACGGTAAGGCGGCACTTCGTCCGATTTATAATGCCGAAGCGAAAAAAGCAACCGTGGAAAACCATCCGGAAATTGCGGCATTACTTAAAGAAACCCATGAAGCAACACGTAAATTCGTATCACAACCGATTGGTAAAGCGACCGATAATATGTACAGCTATTTAGCTTTAGTACAGGACGATCCGACAATTCAAATTGTAAATCAAGCACAAAAAGCCTATGTTGAAAACGTTGTTGTTAAAGGCTTACCGGAACTTGCCGGCTTACCGATTCTAAGTGCCGGTGCACCGTTTAAAGCGGGCGACCGTAAAAATGATCCAAGCGGTTTTACCGAAGTGGACAAAGGTCAATTAACGTTCCGTAATGCGGCGGATTTATACCTCTATCCGAATACGCTTGTGGTAGTGAAAGTTACCGGAGCAGAGTTGAAAGAATGGTTGGAATGTAGTGCGGGTATGTTTAAACAAATTGATCCGGCTAGTACACAACCGCAAAGTCTATTAGATTGGCAAGGTTTCCGCACTTATAACTTTGATGTGATCGATGGAGTAGAGTACCAATTTGATATTACGCAGTCGGCTCGTTACGATGGCGAATGCAAACTAATTAATGAAAACTCGCACCGTGTTATTAACTTAACTTTCAAAGGTAAGCCGGTTGAACCGAAACAAGAGTTTTTGATCGCAACCAATAACTATCGTGCATACGGAGCAAAATTCCCGGGTACCGGCGATAAGCATATAGTGTTTGCCTCTCCGGATGAAAATCGTCAAGTGCTTTCAAATTATATTTCGGCAGAAAGTAAAGCAAAAGGTCATGTAGTACCGACTGCCGATAAAAACTGGCGTATCGCACCGATTAATGCCAAAGTTAAATTAGATGTGCGTTTTGAAACCTCTCCGTCTGAAAAAGCGGCGGCGTTTATTAAAGAAAAAGCACAATACCCAATGACATTGGTCGGTACGGACGAAATCGGCTTTGCGGTATATCAGCTTGATTTAACGAAATAA
- a CDS encoding nicotinate phosphoribosyltransferase, with amino-acid sequence MYNSLNKTLRSSAIPSLLCDFYKTSHRMQYPENTQIIYSTFTPRSNKHAPYLTRVVSFGFQAFIIKYLIHYFNDNFFNRSESDVVSEYSQFIAQTLQMVDKGEHIAQLHRLGYLPIRIKAIPEGQSVAAKVPMMTIENTHPDFFWLTNYLETLINVCLWQPITSASIAFAYRSALIRFAEKTCDNYDHILFQSHDFSMRGMSSLESAEMSGAGHLTCFLGTDTIPAISFIEGYYGSQQLIGTSIPASEHSVMSAHGVDELPTFRYLMRKFPDSMLSIVADTTDFWHNISVNLPLLKDEIMARPTHARVVIRPDSGDFFAIICGNSTACHEHERKGLIECLWDIFGGTVNAKGYKVLDPHIGAIYGDGVTYDKMLSILAGLERKGFASSNIVFGVGAQTYQRNTRDTLGFAIKATSITINGAEKAIFKNPKTDDGLKKSQKGRVKVISSEHYLDELTSQDDFSDDLLELIFEDGKLVKHISFDQIRANINMQL; translated from the coding sequence ATGTATAACTCACTAAACAAAACTCTGCGTTCTAGTGCTATCCCGTCTTTATTATGCGACTTTTATAAAACTTCACATCGCATGCAATATCCTGAAAATACTCAAATTATTTATAGTACATTTACGCCTCGTAGTAATAAACACGCACCTTACTTAACTCGTGTTGTTTCATTTGGCTTTCAAGCATTTATTATCAAATATTTAATCCATTATTTTAATGATAATTTTTTTAATCGTTCGGAATCCGACGTTGTATCAGAATATTCACAATTTATTGCACAAACGCTACAAATGGTCGATAAAGGCGAACATATCGCTCAATTACATCGATTAGGCTATTTACCTATTCGTATCAAAGCTATTCCGGAAGGACAATCGGTTGCTGCTAAAGTACCGATGATGACAATTGAAAATACACATCCGGATTTCTTTTGGCTGACCAATTATTTGGAAACATTGATCAATGTTTGCTTATGGCAACCGATAACGTCCGCCTCAATTGCATTTGCTTATCGCTCTGCTCTCATTCGATTTGCAGAAAAAACTTGCGATAATTATGATCATATTCTCTTCCAATCTCATGACTTTTCAATGCGAGGAATGAGTTCTTTAGAGTCGGCAGAAATGTCCGGAGCAGGCCATTTAACCTGTTTTTTAGGTACCGATACGATTCCGGCTATTTCATTTATAGAAGGCTACTACGGTTCACAGCAACTGATAGGCACGTCTATCCCCGCTTCCGAACATTCGGTTATGAGTGCACATGGTGTTGATGAGTTACCTACGTTTCGTTATTTAATGCGAAAATTTCCGGACAGTATGTTATCGATAGTGGCTGATACGACCGATTTTTGGCATAACATCAGCGTTAATTTACCGTTACTAAAAGATGAAATTATGGCTCGTCCTACTCATGCCCGTGTCGTTATTCGTCCGGATAGCGGTGATTTTTTTGCAATTATTTGCGGAAATTCGACCGCTTGCCATGAACATGAACGTAAAGGTCTGATTGAGTGCTTATGGGATATCTTTGGTGGGACAGTGAATGCTAAAGGCTATAAAGTATTAGATCCGCACATCGGTGCAATTTATGGTGATGGTGTGACTTATGATAAAATGCTATCTATTTTAGCAGGTCTTGAACGAAAAGGTTTCGCTTCCAGTAATATTGTCTTCGGTGTCGGAGCACAAACCTATCAACGTAATACCCGAGATACACTCGGTTTTGCAATAAAAGCGACTTCAATTACGATTAATGGGGCTGAAAAAGCGATTTTTAAAAATCCGAAAACGGATGACGGTTTGAAGAAATCTCAAAAAGGTCGAGTGAAAGTGATTTCATCCGAACATTATCTTGACGAATTAACTTCACAAGATGATTTTTCTGATGATTTACTGGAGTTGATTTTTGAGGATGGAAAATTAGTGAAACACATTAGTTTTGATCAAATTAGAGCGAATATTAATATGCAACTATAA